Below is a genomic region from Streptomyces ferrugineus.
CCGCCCCCAGCGCCCGGGGCCAGCGCACGGCCATCCGCCAGGCCCTGCGGCGCGCCGGCGTCGGCGCGGACACCATCGGCTACCTGGAGACCCACGGCACCGGCACGCTCAAGGGCGACCCCATCGAGTTCGACGGCGCCGCCCGCGCCTACCGCGAGGACACCGACCGCACCGGCTACTGCGCCCTCGGCTCCACCAAGGCCAACATCGGCCATCTCGACGCCGCCTCGGGGCTCGCCGGACTCGTCAAGACCCTGCTGGTGCTGCGACACGGCGTCATCCCGCCGATGGCGAACTTCAGCGAACCCAACCCCGCCCTCGACCTCGACCGAAGCCCCTTCTACATCCCCCGGACCGCCCGGCCGTGGCCCGACGGCGACGTGCCCCGCCGCGCGGGCCTCACCTCACTCGGCGTCGGCGGCACCAACGTCCACCTGATCCTGGAACAGGCCCCGGCCCCCACGCCCCGCACCGACGCCGCCGCCCCTCCGGACGTGCTGCTGGTCTCCGCGAGCAGCGAGGGCGCCCTGACGGACAACGCCCGGGCCCTGCGCGACCGGTTGCGGCAGCCCCCCGCACCGCACCCGGCGGACCTCGTCACCACCGCGGCCCTCGGCCGCACCCACGGCCGCCACCGGCTCGCGGTCCGCGGCGCCACCCCGGCCGCCCTCGCCGACGCCCTGGACGCCTGGCTCGCCGGAACCGCGGCCGGGACCACGGGGGAGGCACCGGGGGAGGGGCACGCGCGCGTGGCGTTCCAGTTCACCGGGCAGGGCAGCCAGTACCCGGGCATGGCCGCCGCCCTGTACGAGCGCTTTCCCGTCGTACGCGACGTGCTCGACACCTGCGAGCGGCACCACCGCGACCTCACCGGGGACCCGCTGTTCACCGACGACGGCGCACTCCAGGACACCGCCACCGCGCAACCCGCGCTGTTCGCCCTCCAGTGCGCCCTCGTCCGGCTCTGGCACGAGACCGGCGTCGAACCGCACGCCGTCACCGGGCACAGCGTCGGCGAGTACGCCGCGCTGTACGCCGCCGGAGCCCTGTCCCTCGACGACGGACTGCGCCTCACCACCGAGCGCGGCCGGCTGATGCGGGAGCGCTGCGCACCCGGCGCCATGGTGGCGGCGGCGCTCGACCGCGAGGCCGCCCTCGCCCTGGCCGCCGAGGTGCCCGGCCTGGAACCGGCCGTGACCAACGGCGACCGCGCCCAGGTGCTGGCCGGGACGGTCGAGGCCGTGGACCGGGCGTGCGCCCTGCTGGACGACCGCGGCACACCGGGGCGGCGGCTGCCGGTGACCCGCGCCTTCCACACCGCGCTGATGGAACCGATGCTGGAGGAGTTCCGGAAGGTCCTCTCCGACGTGTCCTTCCGGCCGGTGCGCGTCCCGTTCGTCAGCGCGCTGGACGGCGTGACCCGCCCGCCCGGCTGGAGCCCGGATGCCGACCATCTCGTCCGGCACACCCGTGAGCCCGTCCGCTTCGACCGGGCGCTCGGCGCCATCGGGGCCCAACAGCCCGCCGTACTGCTGGAGATCGGACCGCACAGCACCCTCAGCGCACTGGCCCGCCGGGCGCTGCCCGCCGTCACGTCGCTGCCGTCCCTGCGCCGCGGCACCGGACTCGGCTCCCTCTGGGGCGCCGCCGCGGGCCTGCACTGTGCGGGGGCGGACGTCGACTGGCGGGTACTCCTGGCCGGCAGCGGGGGCCGGCGCATCCCCCTGCCCGGATACCGGTTCCAGCACAAGGACCACTGGACGGGGCCGCGGTTGACGGCCCTGAGCACCAGAACAGCAGCGAGAAAGGGAGCCGAAGTGGTTCAGCAAGACGCAGCGGTCGCTCACGTACTCCACAGCATCGTCGAGACGACCTCCCGGCACCTCGGCGAGGATCCGTCGGCGATCGTCGCCGACGCGTCCTTCTTCGACCTCGGCGCCGACTCGCTGCAGATGATCAGCGTGCTGCGGGAACTGGAGCAGGAGCACCGGGTCAAGGTGACGATGCGGCAGCTCTTCGAGGAGACGGGTACGCCGCGGCGGCTCGCGGAGTTCATCGTGGCGCGGATGCCGGCGGCGCCGTCGGAGCAGGAGGCACCGCCGCCGCCCGCGCCACCGGAGCCCGCACCCGCACCCGCGCCCCGGCCCGCCTCCGAGTACGCCACCCGCGAGGAACTGGAGGACCTCGCCCACAAGATCCAGCAGATGTCCCGGATACAGCTCCAGATGATGAACCAGCTCTCCCAGCTGCTCGCCCTCCAGACCGCCTCCGTGACCGAGCGGCTCAACGGCCAGGTGGCCAAGTGACCGCACTGAACGGCATATCCGCCGCACTCGACCGGGACCTCGCCGCGATGACCGAGCTCTCGCAGCGCATCGCCGAGCAGATGAGCGGCGACGCTCCCGTGCCGGAGCAGCCGCCCGGCGTCCACGGCCCCCGCGTCACGCTCGCCCGGACGTCCGGCATGGTGCGGGACGCCTCCCCGCAGACCCAGCAGCGGCACCTGGCCGACCTCGTGCGCCGCTACACCGCCAGGACCCCGACCTCGAAACGCATCGCCCAGCGCTATCGCCGCGTCCTGGCCGACAGCCGTGCCGTCGTCGGCTTCCGCAGCGGCACGAAGGAGATGCTGTACCCCATCGCGGGCCGCCGGGCGAGCGGGGCGCGGCTGGAGGACGTGGACGGCAACGAGTACGTCGACATCACCATGGGCTTCGGCGTCCTCCTCTTCGGCCATGAGCCGGACTTCGTCACCGAGGCCGTCCGCGAACACCTGTCCCGCGGCATCCAGCTCGGCCCGCGCAACGTCGAGACCGGCGAGGCCGCCGAACTCCTCGCCGAACTCACGGGCCTGGAACGGGTCGCCTTCGCCAACTCGGGCACGGAGGCCAACTCCGCCGCCATCCGCCTCGCCCGCGCCGCCACCGGCCGCGACAAGATCGTCACCTTCCTGGGCGCCTACCACGGCCACGCCGACAATGTCCTCGGCCGCCCCTCCGGCACCGGCGCCGACCAGCTCACCGTGCCGGTCTCCCGGGGCATCCCACAGGCCGCCGTCTCCGATCTGCTGGTGCTCGACTACGGCAGCGACACCGCCCTGGAGACCATCGAACGGCAAGCCGGCGACATAGCCGCCGTCGTCGTGGAGCCGGTGCAGAGCAGGCACCCCGCCCTGCAGCCCGTCGAGTTCGTACGCAAGCTGCGGGAGCTGACCCGCCGGCACGGCATCGTCCTGCTCTTCGACGAGATGCTGACCGGCTTCCGCCCCGCCCCGCGCGGCGCACAGGAGCTGTACGGCGTCACCCCCGACCTCGCCACCTACGGCAAGCTCCTCGGCGGCGGCTTCCCCATCGGCGCCGTCGCCGGCCGCGCCGACATCATGGACGGCGTCGACGGCGGCCACTGGTCCTACGGCGACGACAGCTACCCGCCCGCCGACACCACCTTCTTCGGCGGTACGTACATCCAGCACCCGGTGTCCATGGTCGCGGCCCGCGCCGTACTGACCCACCTCAAGGAGCACAGCCCGCACCTGCAGGAGCGGCTCAACGCGCGCACCGCCGAACTGGCCACGACGCTCAACGGGTTCTTCGAGGACGAGGAGTACCCGCTGCGGATCAGCCACTTCGGCTCCCAGTTCCGCTTCGAGCACCGCGCCGACATGGAACTCCTCTACCACCACCTGATGCTGCGCGGCGTGCACGTCTGGGAGTGGCGCAACTTCTTCCTGTCCACCGCCCACTCCGACGGCGACGTCGAGTTCGTCGCGGACGCCGTACGGGATTCACTGCGCGAGCTGCGTTCGGCGGGCTTCTTCCCGAGTACCCGGCCCGTGGCACCGAAGCCCTCCCCACCACGGCCTGAACCGCCCGCGCCGACGCCCACCCCGGTGGCCTCCATGGCCTGGAACGCGGCGGCCGTCACCGGATCCCGCACGGCACCACCGGCGAGCGAACCCACGGCACGCACCACCGACTTCAGCGTCTACTTCTTCGGCGACTACCCACAGGACGCCGCCACGCCCCGGCGCGGCCAGTACGAACTCCTCATGGAGACCGCCCGGTTCGCCGACCGGCACGGCTTTCACGCGCTGTGGATGCCCGAGCGGCACTTCCACTCCTTCGGCGGCCTCTTCCCCAACCCGGCGGTACTCGCCGCCGCCCTGTCCCGCGAGACCGAGCGGATCCGGCTGAACGCGGGCTCAGTCGTCCTGCCCCTCCACGACCCCATCCGGGTCGCCGAGGAGTGGTCGATGGTCGACAACCTCTCCGGCGGGCGCGTGGGCATCGGTGTCGCGAGTGGCTGGAGCGCCAGGGACTTCGTCCTCTTCCCCGAGCGTTTCGGCCGGCACAAGGAGCTGATGTACGAACAGCTCGAAGAGGTACGCAAGTTGTGGCGCGGGGACGCCCTGCGCCGGGCCGGCGGCGACGGCGAGGCCGAGGTGCGGCTCTTCCCACGGCCGGTGCAGGACGCCCCGCCGCTGTACACCGCGGTGGTCGGCAACCCCGCCTCCTACGCCCGCGCCGCCCGCCATGACCTGGGGATCGTCACCAACCTGATGACCCAGAGCGTCGAACAGCTCCGCGAGAACATCGCCCTGTACCGCCGCACCCGGGCCGAGCACGGCCTGGACCCGGACGCCGGGCGCGTGGCCGTCCTGCTGCACACCTACCTCGCGGACGACCACGACGCCGCGAGGACCGAGGCGTACGAACCGCTGTCCCGCTACATGCGCGCGTCCATGTCCGTCTTCAGCGGCGTCACCAACAGCCTCGGGCACCGCATCGACGTCGCCGAACTGAGCGAGGACGACCTGGACGCGGTGTTCCGTCGCGCCTACGGCCGGTACTGCGACCAGCGCGCCCTGATCGGCACGGCGGACAGCGTCCGGCCGGTGGTGGACGCGGTGACCGCGGCGGGCGCCGACGAGATCGTCGCCCTGGTCGACTTCGGCGTCGCGCAGGACGCGCTGCGCGAGGGCCTGCCGCGCCTGGACGCGTTGCGCCGCCACTACCGCCGGCCGGCCGACACCGCCCAGGCGCCGACCATCACCGAAGTCGCCCCGGCCGACGCGCCCTTGTCACCCGGCCAGGAACGGATCTGGTTCCTGGAGCGCCTGCTCCCGGGCCGTACCGCCTACAACGAGGTCAAGGCCGTCCGCCTCGACGGCCCGCTCGACGTACCGGCACTGCACGCCGCGCTGCGCGCGCTCGTCGCCCGGCACGAGGGCCTGCGCACCGTGTTCCGGGAGATCGGGGGCGAGCCACGCCAGGTGGTGCGGCCCTCCGCCGACCCGGACTTCGAGGTCGTGGACGGCACCGGCAGCCCTCGAACAGCTCTCCAGGACGTCCTGACGGCCGAGAGCGCACGCCGCTTCGACCTGGCGGACGGCCCGCTGTTCGTCACCCGGCTGGTCAGGCTCGCCGAGGCGGAGCACGTCCTCGTACTGTCCCTGCACCACATCGTGGTCGACGCGGCCTCCGCCACCGTCCTGGCCCGCGACCTGTCGGCCCTCTACCGGGCCGAGCGCGACGGAACCCCCGCCGACCTGCCCGCGCTCACCTGGACCTACGCCGACCACGCCAGGCGACAGACGGCGTCCGCGCACAGCGCCGAGGCCGACGAGGACCTGGCCTACTGGCGCCGCACCCTCGACGGCGACCTGCCCGTCCTCGCCCTGCCCACCGACCGGCCGCGCCCGGCGACGATGACCTCCAACGGCCGGGCGGTCTTCCACACCCTCGACCCCGAACTGTCCCGACGGCTGCGCGAGTTGGGCCGCACCCGCCGCGGCACCCTGTTCATGACCCTGCTCACCGGGTACGCGGCGATGCTGCACCGGGTCACCGGACAGAGCGACATCGTCGTCGGCACCCCGATCTCCGACCGGCCGGAACGGGCCGAGGACGTGCTCGGGTTCTTCGTGAACACCCTCGCCCTGCGCCTGGACCTGTCCGGCGACCCCACGTTCGCCACCCTGCTGGACCGCGTGCGCACGGTCGCCCTCGACGCCTACGACCACGCCCGTGTGCCCTTCGAGCGGGTGGTGCGGGAACTCGCCCCGCCCAGGGCGGTCGACCGGACGCCGGTGTTCCAGGCGTTCGCCGAGTTCCAGCGGGCCGAGCCGTTCCGCCTCGAGCTGCCCGGCATCGAGGCCACACCGCTGGACGCCGGGCCGGACAAGTCCCTGACGGATCTGACCGTCTACTTCACCGACCAGCCACAGGGCGTCCGCTGCCATCTGGAGTACAACACCAACCTGTTCGACCCGCCCACCGTCGACCGGTTCCTCACCACCTTCCGGGACCTGCTCACGGCCGCGGTCGAATCACCCGACACACCGCTGTCCCGGCTCGCCCCGACGGCCGCCGACGGCGACCCCGCACCGCCCGGCCGGCAGCACGGCCCGGCCCGCCCGATCGCCGAGACCACCGTCCACGAGCTCGTCGCCCGGCAGGCGGCCACGCTGCCGGACAGTACGGCGGTGATCAGCGGCGACAGGCGCCTGACGTACCGCCAACTCGACGACAGGGCCGAACGGCTGGCCGCCGCACTGCGTGAAGCGCAGCCCGCGGTCAGCGGTGAGGTCGCCCTGTGGCTGCCGCGCTCCGCCGACCTCGTCGTCGCCATGCTCGCCGTGCTCAAGGCCGGCTGCGCCTATGTGCCGCTCGATCCGTCCCTCGGCCGGGTGCGTGCCGAGCAGATCATCGCCGAGTGCGGGGCCCGGATCGTGGTGTCGACGCGGGACGAGGCGGCCGCCCTGAAGCTGCCGGCGGGCGTCACCGTCGTACCGCCCGACGCGGCCGCGCACCACCCACCGCGCGCCGCGTCACCCACCGACCACCACGCACCCTGCTGTGTCCTCTACACCTCCGGCAGCACCGGCACACCCAAGGGAGTCGTCCTCGCGCACCGCGGCGTCGTCGACCTGTGCGAGTGGCACCACCGGCGCTTCGGCTTCACCCCGGCCGACCGGAGCGCCGTCGTGTGCAGCCAGAGCTTCGACGCCTCGCTCCTGGAGATCTGGCCGGCACTGACCGCGGGAGCGTCGGTCACCATCGCCGACGAAGAGGTCCGCAGGGACCCGCTCGCGCTGGCCCGGTGGTACGCCGGGCAGGGCGTCACCTTCTCCTTCCTGCCCACGGCGCTGGGCGAACAACTGCTGCGCCTGCCGGCGGACGACCAGCCGCCGCTGCGTCATCTGCTGCTGGGCGGTGACGCACTGCGCACCAGGCCGCGCCCCGAGGCGCCGTACGAGACGGTGAACGTGTACGGCCCGACCGAGATCACCGTGCTGTGCACGACCGAGACCGTCGCCCCGCGGAGCCGGGACCTCACCCCGTCGATCGCGATCGGGCGCCCGGTCGACAACGTACGGCTGAGCGTGCTCGACGAGTCGGGCGAGCCGGTTCCGGTCGGCGCGGTGGGGGAGTTGTACGTCGGCGGACCGGGCGTGGCCCTCGGCTATCTGCACCGGCCCGAACTCGGCGCGGAGCGGTTCCTGCCGGACCCCGACGTCGGCCCGCGGGCCCGCCGGTACCGCACCGGCGATCTCGTGCGCTGGACCGGTGACGGCAAACTGGAGTTCTGCGGCCGGGCCGACGACCAGGTGAAGATCCGGGGCTTCCGGGTCGAGCCGGAGGAGGTCTCCCGCGTCCTCAACGCCCTCGACGGGGTGCGCGAGGCGGCCGTACTGGCCCGACGCAACGACCGGGACGAGGCCTACCTCGCGGCCTACGCCGTCCCCGCCGACCCCGTCGGCACGGCGCCCGACGACCGGCAGGCCCTCGCCGACCTGCTGGCCGAGGAACTGGCTGCCCGGCTGCCGGAGTACCTCGTGCCGCGCGCCTGGCGCGTCCTGCCCGCGCTGCCCACGACGGGCAACGGCAAGCTGGACCGCTCCGCGCTGCCGGCCCCCGACCTCGTCACCACGGCACCGAGCAGCAGGCCGAGCGGCGACGATCCCGCCGTGGGCGGGCGCACCGGCGTCGAGCGGCGGGTGCGGGAGCTGTGGGCGGCCGAACTCGGGATCGACGCCGACGGCATCGCGGACGACGCCTCCTTCTTCGACCTGGGCGGCCACTCGATCACCGCGATACGGCTGGTCAACCGCGTCCGCGAGGAGTTCGGCACCGAGTACCCGATGCTGGGCTTCTACCAGGACCCGACGCCGCGAGCCATGACGGCCCAACTGGCCACCGGCGCCTCCGGGGGACCCGGCACCGTCGAACGCCGGGCACCCGCCACCGCACAGCAGTCCCGCTTCGCCGACGTCCACGCCGACCACCTCCTCCCGCAGGTCTTCAACGTCGCCCTG
It encodes:
- a CDS encoding non-ribosomal peptide synthetase, translating into MTALNGISAALDRDLAAMTELSQRIAEQMSGDAPVPEQPPGVHGPRVTLARTSGMVRDASPQTQQRHLADLVRRYTARTPTSKRIAQRYRRVLADSRAVVGFRSGTKEMLYPIAGRRASGARLEDVDGNEYVDITMGFGVLLFGHEPDFVTEAVREHLSRGIQLGPRNVETGEAAELLAELTGLERVAFANSGTEANSAAIRLARAATGRDKIVTFLGAYHGHADNVLGRPSGTGADQLTVPVSRGIPQAAVSDLLVLDYGSDTALETIERQAGDIAAVVVEPVQSRHPALQPVEFVRKLRELTRRHGIVLLFDEMLTGFRPAPRGAQELYGVTPDLATYGKLLGGGFPIGAVAGRADIMDGVDGGHWSYGDDSYPPADTTFFGGTYIQHPVSMVAARAVLTHLKEHSPHLQERLNARTAELATTLNGFFEDEEYPLRISHFGSQFRFEHRADMELLYHHLMLRGVHVWEWRNFFLSTAHSDGDVEFVADAVRDSLRELRSAGFFPSTRPVAPKPSPPRPEPPAPTPTPVASMAWNAAAVTGSRTAPPASEPTARTTDFSVYFFGDYPQDAATPRRGQYELLMETARFADRHGFHALWMPERHFHSFGGLFPNPAVLAAALSRETERIRLNAGSVVLPLHDPIRVAEEWSMVDNLSGGRVGIGVASGWSARDFVLFPERFGRHKELMYEQLEEVRKLWRGDALRRAGGDGEAEVRLFPRPVQDAPPLYTAVVGNPASYARAARHDLGIVTNLMTQSVEQLRENIALYRRTRAEHGLDPDAGRVAVLLHTYLADDHDAARTEAYEPLSRYMRASMSVFSGVTNSLGHRIDVAELSEDDLDAVFRRAYGRYCDQRALIGTADSVRPVVDAVTAAGADEIVALVDFGVAQDALREGLPRLDALRRHYRRPADTAQAPTITEVAPADAPLSPGQERIWFLERLLPGRTAYNEVKAVRLDGPLDVPALHAALRALVARHEGLRTVFREIGGEPRQVVRPSADPDFEVVDGTGSPRTALQDVLTAESARRFDLADGPLFVTRLVRLAEAEHVLVLSLHHIVVDAASATVLARDLSALYRAERDGTPADLPALTWTYADHARRQTASAHSAEADEDLAYWRRTLDGDLPVLALPTDRPRPATMTSNGRAVFHTLDPELSRRLRELGRTRRGTLFMTLLTGYAAMLHRVTGQSDIVVGTPISDRPERAEDVLGFFVNTLALRLDLSGDPTFATLLDRVRTVALDAYDHARVPFERVVRELAPPRAVDRTPVFQAFAEFQRAEPFRLELPGIEATPLDAGPDKSLTDLTVYFTDQPQGVRCHLEYNTNLFDPPTVDRFLTTFRDLLTAAVESPDTPLSRLAPTAADGDPAPPGRQHGPARPIAETTVHELVARQAATLPDSTAVISGDRRLTYRQLDDRAERLAAALREAQPAVSGEVALWLPRSADLVVAMLAVLKAGCAYVPLDPSLGRVRAEQIIAECGARIVVSTRDEAAALKLPAGVTVVPPDAAAHHPPRAASPTDHHAPCCVLYTSGSTGTPKGVVLAHRGVVDLCEWHHRRFGFTPADRSAVVCSQSFDASLLEIWPALTAGASVTIADEEVRRDPLALARWYAGQGVTFSFLPTALGEQLLRLPADDQPPLRHLLLGGDALRTRPRPEAPYETVNVYGPTEITVLCTTETVAPRSRDLTPSIAIGRPVDNVRLSVLDESGEPVPVGAVGELYVGGPGVALGYLHRPELGAERFLPDPDVGPRARRYRTGDLVRWTGDGKLEFCGRADDQVKIRGFRVEPEEVSRVLNALDGVREAAVLARRNDRDEAYLAAYAVPADPVGTAPDDRQALADLLAEELAARLPEYLVPRAWRVLPALPTTGNGKLDRSALPAPDLVTTAPSSRPSGDDPAVGGRTGVERRVRELWAAELGIDADGIADDASFFDLGGHSITAIRLVNRVREEFGTEYPMLGFYQDPTPRAMTAQLATGASGGPGTVERRAPATAQQSRFADVHADHLLPQVFNVALRITFSGDLDVAALRTALNRLVERHEGLRTRLARSGDGWEQQVLRAGPVELPVEDLTALRAEERQDAVDRASSEAAETPLDPTEGTPMALRLLRTGDSTWILLLVLHHSACDGWSVSLLLKELAALYKAAAQGGPDTLPPVRCQPVGYAQWQREQADEAADGRKLEFWLRELDGVPFTVELPLDRPRPKTASGRGGAVMFTVPAEVRAGVELLARRRGTTPFVVTAAALGRLLARKSGQPDVVFNVSYANRERRAFESLLACTVTGFALPVRDGAADSFAALTDQVARTAVAGMDRAMPVRRIAPAMRERGADVPDRLDVGFAYQSSLEAEVELPGLTTAVEDLAPAASRTELTFGLVPAGDELKGFVEYSSDLWDRATIEGWTRDYVALLREEVEPAPGQ
- a CDS encoding type I polyketide synthase is translated as MTTSEPDPRMAVIGMAFRLPGADTPETFWRLIHDGTDTITRFTQEELAAAGVPAEEYRAPDFVGASGVLDDIAGFDAQHFAMSAREARLTDPQHRMFLECAQHALENAGRPGERDGTRVGVFASTGYHLYTLQNYLLNNVLPTEPVTDWMAGMQITVGNHSDFTATRVAYRLGLTGPAVNVQTGCSSSLVAVQCAAQSLLLGDCDIALVGATAVHVPQVLGYRYVKGSILSRSGRLRAFDAGADGTVGGTGVLAVVLKRLTRAEADGDTIHGVIRGWGIGNDGADKKAFTAPSARGQRTAIRQALRRAGVGADTIGYLETHGTGTLKGDPIEFDGAARAYREDTDRTGYCALGSTKANIGHLDAASGLAGLVKTLLVLRHGVIPPMANFSEPNPALDLDRSPFYIPRTARPWPDGDVPRRAGLTSLGVGGTNVHLILEQAPAPTPRTDAAAPPDVLLVSASSEGALTDNARALRDRLRQPPAPHPADLVTTAALGRTHGRHRLAVRGATPAALADALDAWLAGTAAGTTGEAPGEGHARVAFQFTGQGSQYPGMAAALYERFPVVRDVLDTCERHHRDLTGDPLFTDDGALQDTATAQPALFALQCALVRLWHETGVEPHAVTGHSVGEYAALYAAGALSLDDGLRLTTERGRLMRERCAPGAMVAAALDREAALALAAEVPGLEPAVTNGDRAQVLAGTVEAVDRACALLDDRGTPGRRLPVTRAFHTALMEPMLEEFRKVLSDVSFRPVRVPFVSALDGVTRPPGWSPDADHLVRHTREPVRFDRALGAIGAQQPAVLLEIGPHSTLSALARRALPAVTSLPSLRRGTGLGSLWGAAAGLHCAGADVDWRVLLAGSGGRRIPLPGYRFQHKDHWTGPRLTALSTRTAARKGAEVVQQDAAVAHVLHSIVETTSRHLGEDPSAIVADASFFDLGADSLQMISVLRELEQEHRVKVTMRQLFEETGTPRRLAEFIVARMPAAPSEQEAPPPPAPPEPAPAPAPRPASEYATREELEDLAHKIQQMSRIQLQMMNQLSQLLALQTASVTERLNGQVAK